The Salvelinus namaycush isolate Seneca chromosome 13, SaNama_1.0, whole genome shotgun sequence genome includes a region encoding these proteins:
- the LOC120057886 gene encoding ras-related protein Rap-2a: MREYKVVVLGSGGVGKSALTVQFVTGTFIEKYDPTIEDFYRKEIEVDSSPSVLEILDTAGTEQFASMRDLYIKNGQGFILVYSLVNQQSFQDIKPMRDQIIRVKRYEKVPVILVGNKVDLESEREVSASEGQALAEEWGCPFMETSAKSKTMVDELFAEIVRQMDYAAQPDKDDPCCSSCNIQ; encoded by the exons ATGCGCGAGTACAAAGTGGTGGTCCTCGGCAGCGGTGGGGTCGGGAAATCCGCCCTCACTGTTCAGTTTGTGACCGGGACGTTTATTGAGAAGTACGACCCGACCATAGAAGATTTTTACCGCAAAGAAATCGAGGTGGATTCCTCACCCTCTGTTCTGGAGATTCTTGACACTGCTGGTACCGAACAGTTCGCATCCATGCGGGACCTTTACATAAAAAATGGTCAAGGCTTCATATTGGTCTACAGTCTTGTCAACCAGCAGAGCTTCCAAGACATCAAACCCATGAGGGACCAGATCATCAGAGTGAAAAG GTACGAGAAGGTCCCAGTGATCCTGGTGGGGAACAAGGTGGACctggagagtgagagggaggtgTCGGCCAGCGAGGGCCAGGCTCTGGCCGAGGAGTGGGGCTGCCCCTTTATGGAGACCTCGGCCAAGAGCAAAACCATGGTGGACGAACTGTTCGCCGAGATAGTTCGGCAGATGGACTACGCCGCCCAGCCAGACAAGGATGACCCATGCTGCTCCTCCTGCAATATACAATAG